One Xyrauchen texanus isolate HMW12.3.18 chromosome 34, RBS_HiC_50CHRs, whole genome shotgun sequence genomic window carries:
- the LOC127627650 gene encoding cholesterol 25-hydroxylase-like protein 2 has translation MHVEPLSGMLDVSNATWALSERSVLQPMWDYLQQNHESSLRSPLFPVILSVSMYLVLVLFYTLLDLLAPTWPSIRRYQIHQDHTVTWSNIGNTLALTTYNHLLYIFPAAVAQWLWRPPVPLPREAPTLIAFLLGIVGCTVVFDFQYYLWHLLHHRVGWLYRTFHALHHQYRQPFSLVTQYLSAWELFSVGFWTTVDPLLLQCHCLTAWAFMLFNIWVSTEDHCGYDFPWAMHRLVPFGLWGGALRHDAHHQQPGTNFAPFFAHWDWLGGTATMPAPMKTKTRRERDKKEA, from the coding sequence ATGCACGTGGAGCCATTGAGTGGCATGCTGGACGTTAGTAACGCAACATGGGCTCTGTCTGAGCGCTCTGTACTGCAGCCAATGTGGGATTATCTTCAGCAGAACCACGAGAGCAGCTTGCGCTCTCCGCTGTTTCCTGTCATCCTCTCCGTGTCGATGTACCTGGTGCTGGTGTTGTTCTACACTCTGTTGGATCTTCTGGCTCCCACCTGGCCCTCCATCCGCCGCTACCAGATCCATCAAGACCATACAGTCACCTGGTCCAACATCGGCAACACTTTGGCTCTCACCACATACAACCATCTGCTCTACATCTTCCCCGCCGCTGTGGCCCAGTGGCTTTGGCGACCGCCCGTGCCGTTGCCCCGTGAGGCGCCTACACTCATCGCTTTCCTGCTGGGCATCGTGGGGTGCACAGTGGTGTTTGACTTCCAGTACTACTTGTGGCATCTTCTGCATCATCGTGTGGGCTGGCTGTATCGAACCTTTCATGCCCTCCACCACCAGTACCGCCAACCTTTCAGCCTGGTTACGCAGTACCTGTCCGCCTGGGAGCTGTTCAGCGTTGGATTCTGGACCACGGTGGATCCCTTGCTTCTCCAATGCCACTGTCTCACTGCCTGGGCTTTCATGCTTTTCAACATCTGGGTGTCCACGGAAGACCACTGCGGGTATGACTTCCCATGGGCCATGCATCGCCTGGTTCCCTTTGGCCTCTGGGGGGGAGCCCTGCGACACGACGCTCACCATCAGCAGCCAGGCACTAACTTTGCCCCTTTCTTTGCGCACTGGGACTGGTTGGGGGGCACCGCTACCATGCCCGCACCTATGAAGACAAAAACACGGAGAGAAAGGGACAAAAAGGAAGCCTGA